One genomic segment of Desulfurispora thermophila DSM 16022 includes these proteins:
- a CDS encoding DUF2357 domain-containing protein, with protein sequence MARSELPPWLTAALQEVQVYLLGQQMTGVDMEQPPEIEAADLSTLMIVYPEGELDPGQLHMLLDYDPGLGGYPLRFFRAAPGVLRPESEQVQQYAGQKFLGESQLALAYGGELLEEKIFTVRFLVSQFTVQQINFMRAELAAQNISLLDFYGMGRDLQELVRHLPPGAAAARFEVLRRVVGEFLPLFRRIERDPQRALQRIAVHKPLHRAGCVSLHMLDQAARRTGQWQWLEGPAGRALLPALLPGEENVVSYDTPDNRFLLQLVGQMRREATLLKKQLATEIAHQTRRAAELKGGFREWVLEQAARARRGVQYLAGVENTMDGLVQSSFLRYLPALTLRQSRDAQTLHPLYRQARRLARRLKSGLRLADQVIAVDEAALPVRTRSINTLYEYWVAMSVVRALVELGFVPLAKNGAQLAGDEDSFNYNLKENGVVELQAKGGGRLLVWYARRYPRLDYAPAALLGAYPYRIAGIWQCKDCPDVAIEYYPPGVPTPEIITLDATFSHDPRKLQEKQYYTDTIRSRTSPHQPEEEWDFPVREAWAIYPDDYYPPARRSRTTGGELGLVPGPGAAERLRRWLAERLQAVWGL encoded by the coding sequence TTGGCCAGATCTGAGCTGCCGCCCTGGCTGACGGCGGCGCTGCAGGAAGTGCAGGTCTACCTGCTGGGCCAGCAGATGACCGGTGTGGACATGGAGCAACCGCCGGAAATTGAAGCGGCCGATCTGAGCACGCTGATGATTGTCTACCCGGAGGGCGAACTGGATCCCGGCCAGCTGCACATGCTTTTGGACTACGACCCCGGGCTGGGAGGGTATCCGCTGCGCTTTTTCCGGGCCGCTCCCGGTGTGTTGCGCCCGGAGAGCGAACAGGTACAGCAGTACGCCGGGCAGAAGTTCCTGGGCGAGAGTCAGCTGGCCCTGGCCTACGGCGGGGAACTGCTGGAGGAGAAAATTTTCACCGTGCGTTTTCTAGTCAGCCAGTTCACGGTGCAGCAAATCAACTTTATGCGCGCCGAGCTGGCGGCGCAAAATATTTCTCTGCTGGATTTTTACGGTATGGGCCGGGATCTGCAGGAGCTGGTCCGTCACCTGCCGCCCGGTGCGGCGGCGGCCCGCTTTGAGGTGTTGCGCCGGGTGGTGGGTGAGTTTTTGCCTCTTTTCCGCCGCATTGAGCGCGATCCGCAGCGCGCTTTACAGCGGATTGCGGTGCACAAGCCGCTGCACAGGGCCGGGTGCGTTTCGCTGCATATGCTGGACCAGGCCGCCCGCCGGACCGGGCAATGGCAGTGGCTGGAGGGGCCGGCCGGCCGGGCGCTTTTGCCCGCCCTGCTGCCGGGGGAGGAAAATGTGGTCTCCTACGACACGCCGGACAACCGCTTTTTGCTCCAGCTGGTGGGGCAGATGCGCCGGGAAGCCACGCTATTAAAGAAACAGCTGGCCACCGAGATCGCCCATCAGACCCGCCGGGCGGCCGAGCTCAAGGGTGGTTTTCGGGAGTGGGTGCTGGAGCAGGCTGCCCGGGCGCGGCGGGGGGTGCAGTATCTGGCCGGGGTGGAAAACACCATGGATGGCCTGGTGCAGAGCAGCTTCTTGCGCTATTTGCCCGCCCTCACCCTGCGCCAGAGCCGGGACGCCCAGACGCTGCACCCGCTCTACCGCCAGGCCCGCCGTCTGGCCCGGCGCCTTAAATCCGGCCTGCGCCTGGCCGACCAGGTGATTGCGGTGGATGAGGCGGCACTGCCCGTGCGCACCCGCAGTATCAATACCCTGTACGAATACTGGGTGGCTATGAGTGTGGTACGTGCTCTGGTTGAGCTGGGCTTTGTACCGCTGGCCAAAAACGGGGCGCAACTGGCGGGAGATGAGGACAGCTTCAACTACAACCTGAAAGAAAATGGTGTGGTGGAACTGCAGGCCAAAGGGGGAGGGCGCCTGCTGGTCTGGTACGCCCGCCGCTACCCCCGCCTGGATTATGCGCCAGCCGCGCTGCTGGGCGCCTATCCCTACCGCATTGCCGGCATCTGGCAGTGCAAGGACTGTCCGGACGTGGCCATAGAATACTACCCGCCCGGTGTGCCTACGCCCGAGATCATCACCCTGGACGCCACTTTCAGTCATGACCCGCGTAAGTTGCAGGAAAAGCAATACTACACCGACACTATCCGCAGCCGCACCTCCCCCCACCAGCCCGAGGAGGAGTGGGACTTTCCTGTGCGCGAGGCCTGGGCCATCTATCCGGATGACTACTACCCCCCGGCCCGGCGCAGCCGTACCACGGGCGGCGAGCTGGGTCTGGTACCCGGTCCCGGGGCGGCCGAGCGCCTGCGCCGCTGGCTGGCCGAGCGCCTGCAGGCCGTGTGGGGGTTGTGA
- a CDS encoding NAD(P)/FAD-dependent oxidoreductase, whose protein sequence is MQVIYFLYIRNFLNTMFLCKEGCKIAHRFVIIGNSAAGIAAAETLRHLEPGAPITVVTEENHPPYSRCRITEVIAHRASLADIGYRSPSFYTGKGIELRQGARVVALEPANRRVILDSQEVISYDRLLLATGARPAPAGVPGEELAGVFTLRSYDQARAIAQAADQARHAVVVGGGLVGLKAAIALRQRNLRVTVVVKSSHVLMRQLDEESAALVEGELTAAGIDFIYGQNPAACSARPGTNAVESVVLENGREIAANLVLVAKGVRPNSELLRAAGGETGAGIKISRYMETSLPGVYAAGDCVEVTDLVSGRPAPSALWTLAVEQGRYAACNMAGRRKAYPSPLTRLNAAQFGRIPFIAAGSLEDGEEFIVRRQAGGIYQKLALRRDRLVGYILTGCPTGAGVYTALIKAQRPLGGLRSELLKGTLSAADLLFNPA, encoded by the coding sequence TTGCAAGTAATTTACTTTTTATATATTCGCAATTTTCTAAATACAATGTTTCTTTGCAAGGAGGGATGCAAAATCGCCCACCGGTTTGTTATCATCGGCAACAGTGCCGCCGGGATAGCGGCGGCGGAAACCCTGCGCCACCTGGAGCCCGGCGCCCCCATCACCGTGGTGACCGAGGAAAACCACCCGCCCTATTCCCGCTGCCGGATCACCGAGGTGATCGCCCACCGGGCCAGCCTGGCCGATATAGGCTACCGCTCCCCGTCCTTCTACACCGGCAAAGGCATCGAACTGCGACAGGGAGCCCGGGTGGTTGCCCTGGAACCGGCAAACCGCCGTGTCATCCTGGACAGCCAGGAGGTCATATCTTACGACCGCCTGCTGCTGGCCACCGGCGCCCGCCCGGCTCCCGCCGGTGTGCCGGGCGAAGAACTGGCCGGAGTTTTCACCCTGCGCAGCTATGACCAGGCCCGCGCCATTGCACAGGCGGCAGACCAGGCCAGGCACGCCGTGGTGGTGGGAGGCGGGCTGGTAGGTTTGAAAGCCGCCATTGCTTTGCGCCAGCGCAATCTCCGCGTCACCGTAGTGGTCAAAAGCAGCCATGTTTTAATGCGTCAACTGGATGAGGAAAGCGCCGCCCTGGTGGAGGGCGAACTAACCGCAGCGGGCATTGACTTCATTTACGGCCAGAATCCCGCCGCCTGCAGTGCCCGGCCGGGAACAAATGCCGTAGAGTCGGTTGTTCTGGAAAACGGGCGGGAAATAGCGGCCAACCTGGTGCTGGTGGCCAAGGGCGTGCGGCCCAATAGCGAGCTGCTGCGCGCAGCCGGGGGTGAAACCGGCGCCGGCATCAAAATAAGTCGCTACATGGAAACCAGCCTGCCCGGGGTTTACGCAGCGGGGGACTGTGTGGAAGTAACCGACCTGGTGAGCGGGCGGCCAGCGCCCTCCGCCCTGTGGACACTGGCCGTGGAACAGGGGCGCTATGCCGCCTGCAACATGGCCGGACGGCGCAAAGCCTACCCCTCTCCCCTGACCAGGCTGAATGCCGCCCAGTTCGGCCGCATCCCGTTCATTGCCGCCGGCTCACTGGAAGACGGGGAAGAATTTATTGTCCGCCGGCAAGCGGGCGGCATCTACCAGAAGCTGGCTCTGCGCCGGGATCGGCTGGTCGGTTACATTCTGACCGGATGCCCCACCGGGGCCGGCGTTTACACCGCTCTGATCAAAGCCCAGAGGCCCCTGGGCGGCCTGCGCTCCGAACTTTTAAAAGGCACGCTCAGCGCGGCAGACCTGCTGTTCAATCCGGCTTAG
- a CDS encoding sulfurtransferase TusA family protein, with translation MADLANIQASKVVDARGTACPGPILAAKKGIVEVKPGEVMEILATDSGSQKDIPAWAKKMGHEFLGVVEEAGYWKLYVKRMK, from the coding sequence ATGGCAGATTTAGCAAACATCCAGGCCAGCAAAGTGGTGGATGCCCGTGGTACAGCCTGTCCCGGCCCCATCCTGGCCGCCAAGAAGGGCATTGTGGAGGTAAAGCCCGGCGAGGTGATGGAAATTCTGGCCACCGATTCAGGCAGCCAGAAGGACATCCCGGCCTGGGCCAAAAAAATGGGCCACGAGTTTTTAGGCGTGGTAGAGGAAGCGGGCTACTGGAAGCTGTATGTGAAGAGGATGAAGTAG
- a CDS encoding metal-sensitive transcriptional regulator: MPARKKLTVHNQNSCLDKMDPAGQPATEKQRLLQSEVLARLKKIEGQVRGVAKMVEECRSCSDIVIQLAAIRSAVSRVGATVLACHIAEKIENDVRAERDVMNTMPEILALFKKFS; this comes from the coding sequence ATGCCTGCCCGAAAAAAATTGACCGTTCATAATCAGAACAGCTGTCTGGACAAAATGGATCCGGCCGGACAGCCGGCGACGGAAAAGCAGCGTTTATTGCAAAGCGAAGTGCTGGCCAGGCTGAAAAAAATCGAAGGCCAGGTGCGGGGTGTGGCCAAAATGGTGGAGGAGTGCCGCAGCTGCTCCGACATTGTCATTCAGCTGGCGGCCATCCGCTCGGCTGTCAGCCGGGTGGGCGCCACGGTGCTGGCCTGCCACATAGCGGAAAAAATAGAAAATGACGTCCGCGCGGAAAGGGACGTCATGAACACCATGCCTGAAATTTTGGCTTTGTTTAAGAAGTTTTCTTAG
- a CDS encoding long-chain-fatty-acid--CoA ligase, whose translation MTIWLNHYPPGVPASLSYPRATLYDVLRETARRYPNHTATIFMDGRLTYRQLLERVDKMAAALQKQLGVNKGDRVALMLPNIPQMVIGYYAVLAAGAVCVGVNPMYTERELSHQIKDAGAKVIFLLDLLYPKVEAVREKSGLEKLVVTSIKDYLPFPKNLLYPLKARREGQVVHIPSRPDIYWFSQLINQSDGVFQRPEIDPEKDLAVLQYTGGTTGLSKGAMLTHRNIYANALQLCVWDTDKKPGQEVALCVLPFFHSYGMTVCMNISVFNGFTMVLIPRFDVKALLESIQRYRANIFPGTPTIYVALINHPDTPKYDLSSIRGCLSGAAPLPLEVKQKFEAITGGCLVEGYGLSETSPVALSNILSRQHDPGTVGAIGLPLPDTLVKIADLETGQRELPPGQVGEICVEGPQVMVGYWNRPEETAAALRDGWLYTGDIGYMDERGYTFIVDRKKDLIIAGGYNIYPREVEEVLYEHPKVREAAVIGVADPYRGETVKAFVVLKEGEQASEQEIMDYCRQKLAAYKIPRIVEFRPELPKTNVGKILRRVLAEEERSKSAAQAAAAEEK comes from the coding sequence ATGACCATCTGGCTCAACCACTATCCGCCCGGCGTGCCGGCCAGCCTGTCCTACCCCCGGGCCACCCTGTACGATGTCCTGCGGGAAACCGCCCGGCGCTATCCCAATCACACTGCCACCATCTTTATGGATGGCCGCCTTACCTACCGGCAGCTGTTGGAACGGGTGGATAAAATGGCCGCGGCTCTGCAAAAACAGCTGGGCGTGAACAAGGGCGACCGGGTGGCCCTGATGCTGCCCAACATTCCCCAGATGGTGATCGGCTACTACGCCGTGCTGGCCGCCGGGGCGGTCTGTGTAGGCGTTAACCCCATGTATACGGAAAGAGAGCTGTCTCACCAGATTAAAGATGCGGGAGCAAAGGTGATCTTTCTTCTGGATCTGCTGTACCCCAAAGTGGAGGCGGTGCGGGAAAAAAGCGGGCTGGAAAAGCTGGTGGTGACCAGCATAAAAGATTACCTGCCCTTCCCCAAGAACCTGCTCTATCCGCTGAAAGCCCGCCGGGAAGGCCAGGTGGTGCATATCCCATCCCGGCCGGACATTTACTGGTTTTCCCAGCTAATCAACCAGTCGGACGGCGTTTTCCAGCGGCCGGAAATCGATCCGGAAAAGGATCTGGCCGTGTTGCAGTACACCGGCGGCACTACCGGCCTGTCCAAGGGGGCCATGCTCACCCACCGCAATATCTACGCCAACGCCCTGCAGCTCTGCGTCTGGGATACCGATAAAAAGCCCGGCCAGGAAGTGGCCCTGTGTGTGCTGCCCTTTTTCCATTCCTACGGTATGACCGTGTGCATGAACATTTCGGTTTTCAATGGCTTTACCATGGTGCTCATCCCGCGCTTTGATGTCAAGGCGCTGCTGGAGAGCATTCAGCGCTACCGGGCCAATATCTTTCCGGGCACACCCACTATCTATGTGGCCCTGATCAACCACCCGGACACGCCCAAATACGACCTTTCCTCCATCCGGGGCTGTCTGAGCGGTGCGGCGCCCCTGCCCCTGGAGGTCAAGCAGAAGTTCGAGGCCATTACGGGTGGCTGTTTGGTGGAAGGCTACGGTCTTTCGGAAACCTCGCCCGTGGCCCTGTCCAACATTCTCTCCCGCCAGCACGACCCGGGCACTGTGGGGGCCATCGGCCTGCCCCTGCCCGACACCCTGGTGAAGATTGCCGATCTGGAAACCGGCCAGCGCGAGCTGCCACCGGGCCAGGTGGGGGAAATCTGCGTTGAGGGGCCCCAGGTGATGGTGGGTTACTGGAACCGGCCCGAGGAAACCGCGGCCGCCCTGCGGGACGGCTGGCTGTACACGGGCGACATCGGCTATATGGACGAGCGGGGCTACACCTTTATCGTTGACCGCAAAAAAGACCTGATCATCGCCGGCGGGTACAACATCTACCCGCGCGAGGTGGAGGAAGTGCTCTACGAGCATCCCAAAGTGCGGGAGGCGGCCGTGATCGGGGTGGCCGACCCCTACCGGGGGGAAACCGTGAAGGCCTTTGTGGTGCTGAAAGAGGGCGAGCAGGCCAGCGAGCAGGAGATCATGGACTACTGCCGGCAAAAGCTGGCTGCCTATAAAATACCCCGCATTGTAGAGTTCCGGCCGGAACTGCCCAAGACAAATGTGGGCAAGATCCTGCGCCGGGTGTTGGCCGAGGAGGAGAGAAGCAAAAGCGCGGCCCAGGCTGCCGCAGCGGAAGAGAAGTAG
- a CDS encoding acyl-CoA synthetase produces MSTTYAPLSEEEKQKFYALTEDNLDFIRRRYNRVSRWVIADIIRRSAYRYPDKPALIYRDKVLTYSQLEQECNRFAHALLQMGLRKYDRVAILAHNTLDHVITWLGTAKAGGVYLAINYLLRGKDISYCINHSDARVFVVEDALYPLVQDVLADMPGVDLFLWSDQVAGQPAPAGFTPLSGWYGGQPDSEPEVELSILDPVQMTYTSGTETLPKGVILTNQSLLAEYTGCIIDGEYNPDDVNLNALPIFHCAQRDVFLTPCLMLGATNILLPQADPQQILQSIEKYRVSMFFAPPTVWISLLRHPELGKYDLSSLRKGYYGASIMPVEVLKELQRTFTSCQRFYNYYGQTELSPYHTVLKPAFQVSKAGSAGQGGLHMETRLEDDEHNPVRQPGVAGEICGRGPHVMLMYFKEPEKTESTLAHGWFHSGDIGVLDEDGFVSVVDRKKDMVKSGGENVASREVEEVIYLDPRVSEVAVVGLPHARWVEGVTAIVVPKAGESITQEEILQLCRQHLAPFKVPKGVIFVSELPKTPSGKILKRDLRQQYREYYDN; encoded by the coding sequence ATGTCCACCACTTACGCCCCCCTGTCCGAAGAGGAAAAGCAAAAGTTTTACGCCTTAACCGAGGACAACCTGGATTTCATCCGCCGGCGCTATAACCGCGTCAGCCGCTGGGTGATTGCCGACATCATCCGGCGCAGTGCCTACCGTTATCCGGACAAGCCTGCTTTGATTTACCGCGACAAAGTGCTCACCTACAGCCAGCTGGAGCAGGAGTGCAATCGCTTTGCTCACGCCCTGCTGCAAATGGGTCTGCGCAAGTACGACCGGGTGGCCATTCTGGCCCACAACACGCTGGACCACGTGATCACCTGGCTGGGTACGGCCAAGGCGGGCGGGGTTTACCTGGCCATCAATTACCTGCTGCGGGGCAAGGACATCAGCTACTGCATCAACCACTCCGATGCGCGGGTATTTGTGGTGGAGGATGCCCTGTACCCCCTGGTGCAGGATGTGCTGGCCGACATGCCCGGTGTAGATCTGTTTCTATGGTCGGACCAGGTGGCCGGCCAGCCCGCCCCGGCCGGCTTTACGCCGCTGTCCGGCTGGTACGGCGGCCAGCCGGACAGCGAACCCGAGGTGGAGCTTTCCATTCTGGATCCGGTGCAGATGACCTACACCAGCGGTACCGAAACGCTGCCCAAAGGGGTGATTTTGACCAACCAGTCGCTGCTGGCCGAGTATACGGGCTGCATTATCGACGGCGAGTACAACCCGGACGATGTCAACTTGAACGCCCTGCCCATTTTCCACTGCGCCCAGCGCGACGTTTTCCTCACCCCCTGCCTGATGCTGGGGGCGACCAATATCCTGTTGCCCCAGGCCGACCCGCAGCAAATTTTACAATCAATTGAAAAGTACCGGGTGAGCATGTTTTTCGCCCCGCCCACGGTCTGGATCAGCCTGCTGCGCCACCCCGAACTGGGCAAATACGACCTGAGCTCGCTGCGCAAGGGCTATTACGGGGCCTCCATCATGCCCGTGGAGGTGCTCAAAGAACTGCAGCGCACCTTCACCAGCTGCCAGCGCTTTTACAACTACTACGGGCAGACCGAGCTCAGCCCCTACCACACTGTGCTCAAGCCCGCCTTCCAGGTGAGCAAGGCCGGCTCGGCCGGCCAGGGCGGCCTGCACATGGAAACCCGTCTGGAGGACGACGAGCACAACCCCGTCCGTCAGCCCGGCGTGGCGGGCGAAATCTGTGGCCGCGGTCCCCACGTCATGCTGATGTATTTCAAGGAGCCCGAGAAGACCGAAAGCACGCTGGCCCACGGTTGGTTTCACAGCGGGGACATCGGCGTGCTGGATGAAGACGGTTTTGTCAGTGTGGTGGATCGCAAAAAGGACATGGTCAAGAGCGGCGGCGAAAATGTGGCCAGCCGGGAAGTGGAAGAGGTTATCTACTTAGATCCCCGCGTCTCCGAAGTGGCCGTGGTGGGCCTGCCCCACGCCCGCTGGGTGGAGGGCGTGACCGCCATTGTGGTGCCCAAAGCCGGCGAGAGCATTACCCAGGAGGAAATTCTGCAGCTTTGCCGCCAGCATCTGGCTCCCTTCAAAGTGCCCAAAGGAGTAATTTTTGTGTCCGAGTTGCCCAAAACCCCCAGCGGCAAAATCTTGAAGCGCGACCTGCGCCAGCAGTACCGGGAGTATTACGATAACTAA
- a CDS encoding DUF523 domain-containing protein, with protein MLLVNSCLLGLRAKYNGGDNTVPALVELCRRGLILPACPEQLGGLPTPRPAAEIRGGSGADVLNGRARVVNCQGEDVTGQFIQGAREVLKICHLFGIRAAILKERSPSCGGRFIHDGTFQDRVIPGRGVTAALLQSEGIRVFSEEQLSDELLQKLWAGEWT; from the coding sequence ATGCTTTTGGTCAATTCCTGCCTGCTGGGTCTGCGGGCCAAGTACAACGGAGGAGATAACACTGTACCGGCACTGGTTGAGCTGTGCCGCCGCGGCCTGATATTACCGGCCTGCCCGGAGCAGCTGGGCGGCCTGCCCACCCCCCGACCGGCGGCGGAAATCCGGGGTGGCAGCGGAGCCGATGTGCTGAACGGCCGGGCCCGGGTTGTTAACTGCCAGGGGGAAGATGTCACCGGCCAGTTCATCCAGGGCGCCCGGGAAGTGCTCAAAATATGCCACCTTTTCGGCATCCGGGCGGCCATCCTCAAAGAGCGCAGCCCTTCCTGCGGCGGACGGTTTATCCACGACGGCACTTTTCAGGACCGGGTCATCCCCGGCCGGGGCGTCACCGCTGCACTGCTGCAAAGCGAAGGGATCCGCGTTTTTTCCGAGGAGCAGTTGAGCGATGAGCTGCTGCAAAAGCTCTGGGCGGGCGAATGGACCTGA
- a CDS encoding 4Fe-4S dicluster domain-containing protein: MNKEILIRYDRCTGCRSCELACAVAHSASKTLFGALSEKKPPRKRIFVHQVGSKKVPLNCRHCAEAPCIDACIAGAMHRTAEGVVTNEDGEQPCTGCWMCVMVCPYGVIRSELAEKIALKCDRNCLDGSGTPACVRACPTGALVYGAVDSFAADRRQEFLSKALL; the protein is encoded by the coding sequence ATGAACAAAGAAATACTCATCCGCTACGACCGCTGCACCGGCTGCCGCTCCTGCGAACTGGCCTGCGCCGTGGCCCACTCGGCGAGCAAAACACTTTTCGGCGCCCTGAGCGAGAAAAAGCCCCCGCGCAAGAGAATTTTCGTCCACCAGGTGGGAAGCAAGAAAGTCCCCTTGAACTGCCGCCACTGCGCCGAGGCCCCCTGCATTGACGCCTGCATTGCCGGAGCCATGCACCGCACGGCGGAAGGTGTGGTCACTAACGAGGACGGCGAGCAGCCCTGCACCGGCTGCTGGATGTGCGTCATGGTCTGCCCCTACGGAGTGATCCGCAGTGAGCTGGCCGAAAAGATTGCTCTCAAATGCGACCGCAACTGTCTGGATGGCAGCGGAACCCCGGCCTGTGTGCGGGCCTGCCCCACCGGCGCCCTGGTTTACGGCGCGGTGGACAGTTTTGCAGCCGACAGACGGCAGGAGTTTCTAAGTAAAGCGTTATTGTAA
- a CDS encoding AMP-binding protein, with translation MHKLPVLQLEGSSAGLGRGDKVALLLFNCSAILECYLALAKLGAVAVPVNFRLAGPEIACIVDNSDARLFVFVAAFDAIVAGCALDGRRNHQLLQPVPGRVQEAALGGICGGSAPQCRRQGAEDTVAGKIPVGPVRGVCQLMAGEFPFRSGPGVVFVIF, from the coding sequence TTGCATAAACTACCGGTGCTACAGTTGGAAGGTAGTTCTGCAGGTTTGGGCCGGGGTGACAAGGTGGCGCTATTGCTTTTCAACTGCAGCGCCATTCTGGAGTGCTATCTTGCCCTGGCCAAACTGGGCGCGGTGGCCGTGCCGGTCAATTTCCGCCTGGCCGGGCCGGAAATTGCTTGTATTGTGGACAACTCGGACGCCCGGCTGTTTGTGTTTGTTGCCGCCTTTGATGCAATTGTGGCCGGGTGTGCGCTTGACGGCAGAAGAAATCATCAGCTTTTGCAGCCAGTACCTGGCCGGGTACAAGAAGCCGCGCTCGGTGGAATTTGTGGCGGCTCTGCCCCGCAATGCCGCCGGCAAGGTGCTGAAGACACGGTTGCGGGAAAAATTCCGGTCGGGCCAGTAAGGGGAGTTTGCCAGCTTATGGCCGGAGAATTCCCGTTCAGGAGTGGTCCGGGCGTAGTTTTTGTGATATTCTGA
- the cooS gene encoding anaerobic carbon-monoxide dehydrogenase catalytic subunit, whose amino-acid sequence MLSRDRAVQQMLDIARQQNVETVWDRLADQLPQCGFGELGLCCRHCTQGPCRISPFADGPQRGVCGATADTMVARGLVRAIAAGAAAHAGHAKHLAHALHKWARGTAPDYAVRDEAKLRAVAARQGIDGAELSTRELAEKVAHSAFSQFAEGDGPMAWARATLTAGRMQALEKLGALPAGIESSIAEMLHRTHIGVDADPVNLLAGGISCAVADYTGCHIGTDLADILFGTPAPVVSEANLGALKPEAVNIALHGHNPVLSEVLVRVAAEMQSEAQAAGAQGINLVGICCTGNEVLMRHGVPPLTHSISQEMPILTGALDAMVVDYQCVYPSIVEVSRCYGTKVITTMGMAKIAGATHIELKEEEAAEKARQIIREAITAFQARRGRPVNIPPVKSKVVAGFSVEAILAALAKLNAADPLKPLLDNIVSGNIQGVVLFAGCNNVKVPQDHNYLVMAEELLRRDVLLLATGCGAGAYARHGLLDPAATERYAGAGLKAVLSAIGQANGLDGPLPPVLHMGSCVDNSRAVDLAVAIASKLGVDTDKLPVAASAPEFKTEKAVAIGTWAVACGLPVHLGLVPPVLGSALVTSLLTAGIKDLLGGYFIVETDPQQAAEKLYAAIQERRRGLGLETRPW is encoded by the coding sequence ATGTTATCCAGAGACAGAGCGGTGCAACAGATGCTGGACATTGCCCGCCAGCAAAATGTGGAAACGGTCTGGGACCGGCTGGCAGACCAGCTTCCCCAGTGCGGCTTCGGCGAACTGGGGCTTTGCTGCCGCCACTGCACACAGGGCCCCTGCCGCATCAGCCCCTTTGCCGACGGTCCGCAGCGGGGCGTGTGCGGCGCCACCGCCGACACCATGGTGGCCCGGGGGCTGGTGCGGGCCATTGCGGCCGGCGCGGCGGCGCACGCGGGGCATGCCAAACACCTGGCCCACGCCCTGCACAAGTGGGCCCGGGGCACGGCGCCGGACTACGCCGTGCGGGACGAGGCCAAACTGCGGGCGGTAGCCGCCCGCCAGGGGATTGACGGGGCGGAACTTTCCACCCGCGAACTGGCGGAGAAGGTGGCCCATTCCGCTTTCAGCCAGTTTGCCGAAGGAGACGGCCCCATGGCCTGGGCCAGGGCCACCCTCACTGCCGGCAGGATGCAGGCCCTAGAAAAGCTGGGGGCGCTGCCGGCCGGCATAGAGAGCAGCATTGCCGAAATGCTGCACCGCACCCACATCGGCGTGGACGCCGACCCGGTAAACCTGCTGGCGGGCGGCATCAGCTGCGCTGTAGCCGACTACACCGGCTGCCATATCGGCACCGACCTGGCCGATATACTCTTCGGCACTCCCGCACCGGTAGTCAGTGAGGCCAACCTGGGAGCGCTCAAACCGGAGGCAGTAAACATAGCCCTGCACGGCCACAACCCGGTTCTCTCGGAAGTCCTGGTGCGGGTGGCAGCCGAAATGCAGAGTGAAGCACAGGCAGCGGGAGCGCAGGGGATCAACCTGGTGGGCATCTGCTGCACGGGCAACGAAGTGCTGATGCGGCATGGCGTGCCGCCCCTCACCCACAGCATTTCCCAGGAAATGCCCATTTTAACCGGCGCCCTGGACGCTATGGTGGTGGACTACCAGTGCGTCTACCCCTCCATAGTGGAAGTGAGTCGCTGCTACGGCACAAAAGTGATCACCACCATGGGCATGGCCAAAATAGCGGGCGCCACCCATATCGAGCTCAAGGAGGAGGAAGCGGCGGAAAAGGCCAGACAGATCATCCGGGAAGCCATTACCGCTTTCCAGGCCCGCCGGGGACGGCCGGTAAATATACCGCCGGTCAAGAGCAAGGTGGTAGCCGGTTTTTCCGTGGAGGCCATTTTAGCCGCCCTGGCCAAATTGAACGCCGCCGACCCTCTGAAACCGCTCCTGGACAACATCGTCAGCGGCAACATTCAGGGCGTGGTGCTCTTTGCCGGCTGCAACAATGTCAAGGTACCACAGGATCACAACTATCTGGTGATGGCCGAAGAACTGCTGCGGCGCGATGTGCTGTTGCTGGCCACCGGCTGCGGTGCCGGAGCCTACGCCCGGCACGGTCTGCTGGATCCGGCGGCCACCGAACGCTATGCCGGGGCCGGTTTAAAGGCTGTTTTAAGCGCCATCGGTCAGGCCAACGGCCTGGACGGCCCGCTGCCGCCGGTGCTGCACATGGGCTCCTGTGTGGACAACAGCCGGGCGGTGGATCTGGCCGTGGCCATTGCCAGCAAACTGGGCGTGGACACGGACAAGCTGCCCGTGGCCGCTTCGGCCCCCGAATTCAAGACCGAAAAAGCGGTGGCCATAGGCACCTGGGCGGTGGCCTGCGGCCTGCCCGTACACCTGGGCCTGGTACCGCCCGTACTGGGCAGCGCTCTGGTTACCTCATTGCTCACCGCGGGAATTAAAGACTTGCTGGGCGGCTACTTTATTGTGGAAACCGACCCCCAACAAGCAGCCGAAAAACTGTACGCTGCCATCCAGGAACGGCGCCGGGGTCTGGGCCTGGAAACCCGGCCCTGGTAA